The Jiangella sp. DSM 45060 genome contains the following window.
GAGAGCTTCGAGGGGCTCTTGGTCGATTTCGCCCGCCGGCTCGACATCCCGGCTGTCGTGAAAGGGCTGCGCGCGGTCACCGATTTCGACTATGAACTTCAGATGGCGCAGATGAGCCACCGCCTGACGGGATTGGAGACGCTGTTCGTGGCGACCAATCCCGACTACTCCTTCCTTTCGTCCTCGTTGGTGAAAGAGGTAGCGTCCTACGGCGGTGACGTCGCTGGGCTGGTGCCCGACGTGGTGCTCCAGCGGCTGCATGAGAGATTGGGACGCCGGTGATCCTGCTCCGGCACACCTAGGGGGATGGTCATGGAGGTTCATGACAAGATCGCCGAGATCGTCACACTCGTCGACTCGGCGCGGACGATGCCCATGTCGTCCACCGCAATGGTGAACAAACAACAGTTGCTGACCCTGCTCGACGAGGTCCGCGAGGGATTGCCGGCGAATCTGCAGGCGGCCGAAGCGGTCCTGGGGCAGCGCGAGGCGCTGCTGATCGAGGCG
Protein-coding sequences here:
- the coaD gene encoding pantetheine-phosphate adenylyltransferase translates to MRRCLCPGSFDPVTNGHLDVIERAASLFDEVVVAVGVHPSKKGLFSVDERIDLLEKVCAHLPAVRVESFEGLLVDFARRLDIPAVVKGLRAVTDFDYELQMAQMSHRLTGLETLFVATNPDYSFLSSSLVKEVASYGGDVAGLVPDVVLQRLHERLGRR